The DNA segment TGTTAGGTTAAAATATCCTTAAATTTCAAGCTATCGAAGCCGTAAACGTAAAAAACTTCCTTTAGAATAACTAAAGGAAGTTTTTTATAATCTGTTGTGGCTCTTAAATCTTGAAGGCGTTTCGCTGTGGATAATAAGCCACATCGCATAACTGCTCTTCAATTCGTAACAACTGATTGTATTTTGCCATACGGTCACTACGGGAAGCTGAACCTGTTTTAATCTGTCCACAGTTTAACGCCACGGCCAAATCGGCAATAGTGTTATCTTCTGTTTCACCACTTCTGTGTGACATTACTGAAGTATAACCGGCATTATGCGCCATATTTACAGCAGCAATTGTTTCGGTTAAGGTTCCTATTTGGTTTACCTTGATCAAAATAGAATTAGCTATATTTTCTGAAATACCTTTTGACAACCGCTCTACATTCGTTACAAACAAGTCGTCCCCGACCAATTGGACTTTATCGCCTACTTTTTTGGTCAATGATTTCCAACCGTCCCAATCGTTTTCATCCATTCCATCTTCAATAGAGATAATTGGGTATTTGTTGCATAATTCAGCTAAATAAGTAGCTTGTTCTTCAGAGGAACGCACTTTTCCTTTTTCACCTTCAAAAACAGTGTAATCGTACTTTCCGTTTTCGTAGAATTCTGCTGCTGCACAATCCAAGGCAATCATGACTTCATCTCCTAATTTATAACCAGCATTTTTTGTAGCCTTTGCTATGGTATCGATTGCATCTTCTGTTCCATTAAGCGTTGGAGCAAAACCACCTTCGTCGCCTACCGCCGTGCTTAGGTTACGGTCGTGTAATACTTTTTTAAGGTTATGGAAAATCTCACTTCCCATTTGCATGGCGTGTGTAAAATTTTTAGCCTTCACTGGCATAATCATAAACTCTTGAAAAGCAATTGGTGCATCACTATGCGAACCTCCGTTAATAATATTCATCATCGGCACCGGAAGCGTTTTGGCACTTACGCCACCCACATATCGGTATAATGGTAACCCAAGTTCAGAAGCTGCAGCCTTTGCTACTGCTAAAGAAACACCTAAAATAGCATTGGCTCCTAATTTTGATTTATTAGGAGTTCCATCTAAATCAATCATAATCTTATCGATTGTTTCTTGTTCAAAAACAGAAACACCCAATAAAGTTCCGGCAATTTTACCATTTACATTTTCTACGGCTTTTAAAACACCTTTACCCATATAATCGTCACCGCCATCGCGTAACTCTACTGCTTCGTGTTCTCCTGTCGATGCTCCTGATGGAACTGCTGCGCGGCCTAAAAAACCATTTTCGGTAATTACATCAACCTCTACAGTTGGATTTCCGCGAGAATCGAATATTTGTCTAGCAATAATGTCAATTATTATACTCATGCTGTTTTAGCTTTGTGGTTTTGTATGGTTGTGATAAATTGATCAAATAAATACGACGCATCATGTGGTCCTGGACTTGCTTCTGGATGGTATTGTACCGAAAAAACAGGTTTGTTAACCATTTTAATACCGGCTGCAGTTTGATCATTAAGGTGCAAATGTGTTATTTCGATATCTGGATTAGCTTCAGCCTCTTCTCTGCTAATTGCAAAACCGTGATTTTGAGATGTTATCTCCCCTTTTCCTGTTTCTAGGTTTATAATAGGGTGATTAATACCTCGATGTCCGTGGTGCATTTTATAGGTTGAAACGCCATTCGCTAATGCAATTACTTGATGTCCACCACAAATACCAAATAACGGCTCTCCTTTTTCAATAATTTTCTTTGTAATACTTATGGCATTTTCTAAAGGTTCTGGATCGCCAGGACCGTTTGACAAAAAGTAGCCATCTGGATTAAAAGCTTCCATTTCACCTAAAGGGGCATCAAAAGGAAATACTTTTACGTAACAGTCTCTCGCCGCTAAATTTCTTAATATGTTAGTCTTAATTCCATTATCTAAAGCTGCAATTTTATAGGTTGCATCTTCTTTTCCGAAGAAATAAGGTTCTGTTACTGAAACTTTTGAAGCTAATTCTAGTCCTTTCATATCAGGAATATCAGCTAATTGTTTTTTTAAGCCTTGAATGTTTTCAACATCAGTAGAAATCACCGCATTCATCGCTCCATTATCCCGAATATAACATACCAAAGCACGGGTGTCTACATCACTAATGGCTAATAAATTGTTCTTGCTTAAGAACCCTTCTAAGGAATCATCTGCTGCTGGACGTGATTGGTTGTAACTGAAATTTCTACAAATCAAGCCTGCAATTTTAATACCGTCAGACTCCATTTCGCTTTCTGTAGTTCCGTAGTTACCAATGTGTGCATTGGTGGTTACCATTAGTTGTCCAAAGTAGGATGGATCTGTAAAAATCTCTTGATAACCGGTCATTCCGGTGTTGAAACAAACTTCACCAAAGGCTGAGCCTTCTTTACCTCCCACTACTTTTCCGTGAAAGATGGTGCCGTCTGCTAATAAAATTATTGCTTGTTTTCTTTTTTGATATTTCATAATGAAGGTTTCAGTTTTAGTGTAAAAACGTTCTGCTTACTTTTCTTATAAATTGATGCAAAAATAGTATAAAAAAAGGGATAAACATTTAATGCTTATCCCTTTGTTATTTACAAATAAAAAATCATTTTATTCTTCTTCTTTATTCGCTTTCGTCTTAGTTGCTGGAGCTGCTGCTTTAGAACCTCCTCCACGACGGCTACGACGTGTAGATTTCTTTTTAGTAGCTTTTCCTGCATTGTAAACTGTATTGTAGTCTACCAATTCGATCATCGCCATATCTGCTGCATCTCCTAAACGGCTACCCAACTTAATAATACGGGTATACCCTCCTGGACGATCGCCTACTTTTACAGCAACGTCTCTAAAAAGTTCAGTTACCGCTTCTTTTTGGCGTAAATTTCTATATACAATACGACGGTTATGAGTCGTATCTTCTTTAGATTTTGTGATCATTGGTTCTACAAATTGCTTTAGAGCTTTTGCTTTTGCAACTGTAGTGTTGATTCTTTTGTGCTCAATTAAAGAACAAGCCATATTGGCTAACATCGCTTTTCTATGCGCTGTTTTTCTCCCTAAGTGATTAAATTTCTTTCCGTGTCTCATGACATTTTGTTTTAATCATCATCTTGCTACCAAACTCACTGTTGTGAGGAGCAAAATATGACGTATTAATCTTTATCTAATTTATATTTTGAAAGGTCCATCCCAAAGTTCAAACCTTTAACGTTAACTAATTCTTCTAATTCAGTAAGTGATTTTTTACCGAAATTTCTGAATTTCATCAAATCGTTTTTGTTGTATGAAACCAAATCTCCTAAGGTATCAACTTCAGCAGCTTTTAAACAGTTTAGGGCACGAACTGAAAGGTCCATATCTACTAATTTTGTTTTAAGCAACTGACGCATGTGCAATGACTCTTCGTCATATGTTTCCGTTTGAGCAATCTCATCAGCCTCAAGGGTGATACGCTCATCACTAAACAACATAAAGTGGTGAATCAATGTTTTAGCAGCTTCGGTCAAAGCATCTTTTGGATGAATTGAACCATCTGTCTGGATTTCGAAAACTAATTTTTCGTAATCTGTTTTTTGTTCTACACGGAAGTTTTCAATACTGTACTTCACATTTTTAATTGGTGTGTAGATAGAGTCTGTAAAGATGGTACCAAGAGGTGCATTCGCTTTTTTGTTCTCTTCAGCAGGAACATAACCTCTTCCTTTTTCAATAGTGATCTCGAAATTAAGATTCACTTTTTTGTCCATATTACAGATAACCATATCTGGGTTTAATACTTGAAATCCTGAAATGAATTTCTGAAAATCTCCAGCGGTTAATTGCTCTCCTCCGTTTACTGAAACAGTTACGGTTTCATTATCTATCTCATCAATCTGTCTCTTAAAACGAACTTGTTTTAAGTTAAGAATGATTTCGGTTACATCTTCTACAACTCCGGCTATGGTTGAAAATTCGTGATCAACCCCTTCAATACGTACCGAAGTAATTGCAAATCCTTCTAAAGAAGAAAGTAATACTCGTCTTAATGCGTTACCTACTGTCAATCCGTAACCTGGTTCTAAGGGACGAAATTCGAATTTCCCCTCAAAATCAGTAGAATTGATCATGATAACTTTATCAGGCTTCTGAAAACTAAATACTGCCATAGTGTGACTCGTGTGTTTTTATTATTTAGAATATAATTCGACGATAAACTGCTCGTTGATGTTCTCTGGAATCTGGATACGTTGTGGAATAGATACAAACGTTCCTTCTTTAGTTTCGTTGTTCCAAGTAATCCACTCATATACGTGGTTAGCATTTGCTAAAGAATCTTGGATAGCATTTAACGTTTTAGATTTTTCCCTTACAGCAACAACATCACCTGCTTTTATATGGTATGAAGGTATGTTAACCTTTTCTCCATTTACAGTAATGTGACGGTGAGACACTAATTGTCTTGCAGCACGACGGCTAGGGGCGATCCCCATACGGAATACAACGTTGTCTAAACGTGACTCGCATAATTGAAGCAATACTTCACCTGTAATTCCAGGAGCAGCTGTTGCTTTTTTAAACATGTTTCTGAATTGACGCTCCAAAATACCATACGAGTATTTTGCCTTTTGCTTTTCAGCTAATTGGATTGCATATTCAGATTTCTTTCCACGACGACGGGTGTTTCCGTGTTGCCCTGGAGGGTAGTTTCTTTTTTCGAAAGACTTATCGTCTCCGAAGATAGCCTCACCAAACTTACGGGCTATTTTAGTTTTTGGACCAGTATATCTTGCCATTTCTAAGTGTTTTTGAAGGGAAAATTAAATTAAGGTCTTACGTTAATCCTCTAATTTTCTTTATTCCTTCAGATTGATATTAATTATAAATTATACTCTTCTTCTTTTTGGAGGACGACAGCCGTTATGTGG comes from the Marixanthomonas ophiurae genome and includes:
- the carA gene encoding glutamine-hydrolyzing carbamoyl-phosphate synthase small subunit; protein product: MKYQKRKQAIILLADGTIFHGKVVGGKEGSAFGEVCFNTGMTGYQEIFTDPSYFGQLMVTTNAHIGNYGTTESEMESDGIKIAGLICRNFSYNQSRPAADDSLEGFLSKNNLLAISDVDTRALVCYIRDNGAMNAVISTDVENIQGLKKQLADIPDMKGLELASKVSVTEPYFFGKEDATYKIAALDNGIKTNILRNLAARDCYVKVFPFDAPLGEMEAFNPDGYFLSNGPGDPEPLENAISITKKIIEKGEPLFGICGGHQVIALANGVSTYKMHHGHRGINHPIINLETGKGEITSQNHGFAISREEAEANPDIEITHLHLNDQTAAGIKMVNKPVFSVQYHPEASPGPHDASYLFDQFITTIQNHKAKTA
- the eno gene encoding phosphopyruvate hydratase → MSIIIDIIARQIFDSRGNPTVEVDVITENGFLGRAAVPSGASTGEHEAVELRDGGDDYMGKGVLKAVENVNGKIAGTLLGVSVFEQETIDKIMIDLDGTPNKSKLGANAILGVSLAVAKAAASELGLPLYRYVGGVSAKTLPVPMMNIINGGSHSDAPIAFQEFMIMPVKAKNFTHAMQMGSEIFHNLKKVLHDRNLSTAVGDEGGFAPTLNGTEDAIDTIAKATKNAGYKLGDEVMIALDCAAAEFYENGKYDYTVFEGEKGKVRSSEEQATYLAELCNKYPIISIEDGMDENDWDGWKSLTKKVGDKVQLVGDDLFVTNVERLSKGISENIANSILIKVNQIGTLTETIAAVNMAHNAGYTSVMSHRSGETEDNTIADLAVALNCGQIKTGSASRSDRMAKYNQLLRIEEQLCDVAYYPQRNAFKI
- a CDS encoding DNA-directed RNA polymerase subunit alpha, with the protein product MAVFSFQKPDKVIMINSTDFEGKFEFRPLEPGYGLTVGNALRRVLLSSLEGFAITSVRIEGVDHEFSTIAGVVEDVTEIILNLKQVRFKRQIDEIDNETVTVSVNGGEQLTAGDFQKFISGFQVLNPDMVICNMDKKVNLNFEITIEKGRGYVPAEENKKANAPLGTIFTDSIYTPIKNVKYSIENFRVEQKTDYEKLVFEIQTDGSIHPKDALTEAAKTLIHHFMLFSDERITLEADEIAQTETYDEESLHMRQLLKTKLVDMDLSVRALNCLKAAEVDTLGDLVSYNKNDLMKFRNFGKKSLTELEELVNVKGLNFGMDLSKYKLDKD
- the rpsD gene encoding 30S ribosomal protein S4 encodes the protein MARYTGPKTKIARKFGEAIFGDDKSFEKRNYPPGQHGNTRRRGKKSEYAIQLAEKQKAKYSYGILERQFRNMFKKATAAPGITGEVLLQLCESRLDNVVFRMGIAPSRRAARQLVSHRHITVNGEKVNIPSYHIKAGDVVAVREKSKTLNAIQDSLANANHVYEWITWNNETKEGTFVSIPQRIQIPENINEQFIVELYSK
- the rplQ gene encoding 50S ribosomal protein L17 codes for the protein MRHGKKFNHLGRKTAHRKAMLANMACSLIEHKRINTTVAKAKALKQFVEPMITKSKEDTTHNRRIVYRNLRQKEAVTELFRDVAVKVGDRPGGYTRIIKLGSRLGDAADMAMIELVDYNTVYNAGKATKKKSTRRSRRGGGSKAAAPATKTKANKEEE